Within Streptomyces roseirectus, the genomic segment GCTCGATGGTCCTGGCCGTGGGGCCCGGAGCGTCCGCCACGAGCATCCGGTCGGTCACGGCGGCGAATCCGGCCCGGAAGTGGCTGACGGACTTCACGGCCGCGATCCGGTAGCGCTCCGGCACACAGCCGTGCAGCAGCAGGATCTCCGGGTCCAGGACCTGCCGGCGCTGCGAGGCGACGATCACGTCGCACGTCCCGACGGTGATCCGGGCGCAGGTGCCGAAGTCGGCTCGTTTGCCGCGCCGCATCGCGGTCTGGACGATCAGCCCGTCGGTGATGGCCCGCACCGTCGCCTCGGCCTCCACCGGCGGGCCGCTCGCCCAGCTGTGCCGCCCTCCCAGCCGGACCGGGAGGGTGGCGCCGACCCCGGCGGCCACCGCCGCCGCCACCGTCTCCGGGTCCCACAGGGTGGCGAAGCAGGTGGGCTCCGGCACGTCCAGCAGGGCCCGCAGGAGGTAGGTGCTGTCGCCGGTCCCGCCGCATCCCGGGTTGTCGCTGCCGTCGCCGATGACGACGGTGCCGGGGCCGCCGGCCAGTGCCTGGCGGATCGCCCGCTCGGGCGGGAGCGGCACGGTGCGGAACCGTTCGCGGGCCGTCATCAGCCGGTCGGCGACCTCGTCGGCGCACTTCTGGGCGAGCGCCGGATCGCCGTCCGTGACGGTGACCACGCTCGCGGCGGCCTGCTCGGTGTCGGCGTACGGGAAGCCGTGGAAGAGAGTGCAGGCCAGCACCCCGGGCCGCCGTTCGATCTCCCGGACCAGATCGCGCAGTTCGGCGGCGGGTGATCCGGCGACGGTCGGTGAGGGCGGCAGCAGCATCGGCAGCCTGCGCTGTCCGAGCACCGGCGTGACGGCTCCCCTGGCGGCCGCGAACGCCAGCTCTCCGGCGAGCCGCGAGCGGTCGGCGGCGTCGGTGTGCGGGTATTCGTGGAACCCCGTCACCACGTCCGCGAGGTCGAGGAGTTCCGCCGGCACGTTGGCGTGCAGGTCCATGGTGACGGCCAGCACGGCGCGCGGCAGCAGGGCGCGTACGGCGCGCAGGACGGCCACGTCCATCGACCGGTCCGGGACGACGACCCCGGCGCCGTGCAGGTCGAGCAGCACCACGTCGCAGTCCCCGGCTTCGCGCAGCCGTGACAGCAGTCGCTCCTCCAGTTCCCGGTAGGTGTCCGCGCCGACCGCCGGGCCGGGTTCGGCGCGGGCGTGGGCCGCCGGGTGGACCCGCGCTCCGGCCGAGGCGCACGCGTCCAGGTAGCCGCCGGTGACCGTGGCGGTGCCGGTGAACTCGGCGAGCAGGTCAGGGCCGTGGTGGCAGGAGAAGGCGGCCAGGCCGGCGGTGCCGAGGTGGTCGACCATGAAGGTGCTGGACTCGTGGACCAGTCCCCCGACCGCCGCCCGCGGTGCCGGGCCCCGGCCGCTCACCGCGGCACCAGCCCGAGCGCGTCGTAGCGGTGCCGTCTGCGGGCCTCGGCGAGGGGCATCCCGGCCGCGATGTCGGCCCGGATCGCGTCCTCGGCCCGCGTCACCAGTCGCGCCTTCTCCGCCACGGGGCCCGCCAGCGCGGCCGGGACGACCAGAGTGCCGGCGTCGTCGCCGACCAGCACGTCGCCCGGTGCGATCCGGACGCCGCGCAGGACGACCGGCTCCTGGGTCGCGGCGAGCCGCACCCGGTGCTTGCCGGACTTCATGTAGGTGCCCAGGCTCCACAGCGGATAGCCGCTCGCCCTGATCGCTCCCACGTCCCGGCACACCCCGTCGATGACCGTCCCGGCGATCTCCCGTCGCAGGGCCGCGGCGGTGAGGAGGTCGCCCCAGACGGTGCAGCCGGTGCGTCCGTCGTTCGCGACGACGACCACCGCGCCCGGCGGTACCGCGTCCAGGAACTCCCCGGCGGGTCCGGGCGTGCCCGGTTCGACGGGCACGTACCGCAGGGTGAAGGCGGGTCCCGCCACGGTGCCGGCGCCGGACATCCGCAGCAGTCCCGGCAGGCCGGTGTCACCCCGGCCCAGCAGGTCGAGTGCGTCGCTGACGGCGCTGGTGCCCTGCTCGCGGAGGACGTCGACGTCCGCCGGTGCCGCCTCTGTCGCCCTGGTCACCGGCCTGCTCCCGTCCCCGGCCCCTTGCCGGTCAGCTCCGTGTGGCGTTCCACCGTCAGCGTCCCGGTCGGCTCCGCCGCCGTGCCGGGGCCGGTCCCGGGGAGGACGAAGCCCGGCGTGTGGAAGACGACGGGCGGTTCGACGCCGTCGTCGAGGTAGTAGGTGCTGCTGGGGCCGACGTCGCTGGCCTCGGTCATGTTCGGCAGCGTCGCCACGGCGATGTTGGTCCAGCGGGCGATGCCCTGGTCCCACTTGGCGCCGACGAAGGCCGGGATTCCCGCCGACGCGCAGAAGTCGTGGACGCGCAGCGCTTCGCCGATGCCGCCGACCCTGCCGACCTTGATGTTCACCATCCGGCACGCGCCGAGTTCGGCCGCCTCCCGTACCTCGCGCAGCGAGTGGACCTGTTCGTCCAGGCAGATCGGGGTGGCCATGCGTTTTTGCAACTCTGCGGTGGTCCGCAGCAGTTGGCGCGGGAAGGGTTGTTCCAGGGCGTGCATGCCGAGTCCGTCCAGCCGTGTC encodes:
- a CDS encoding M81 family metallopeptidase encodes the protein MSGRGPAPRAAVGGLVHESSTFMVDHLGTAGLAAFSCHHGPDLLAEFTGTATVTGGYLDACASAGARVHPAAHARAEPGPAVGADTYRELEERLLSRLREAGDCDVVLLDLHGAGVVVPDRSMDVAVLRAVRALLPRAVLAVTMDLHANVPAELLDLADVVTGFHEYPHTDAADRSRLAGELAFAAARGAVTPVLGQRRLPMLLPPSPTVAGSPAAELRDLVREIERRPGVLACTLFHGFPYADTEQAAASVVTVTDGDPALAQKCADEVADRLMTARERFRTVPLPPERAIRQALAGGPGTVVIGDGSDNPGCGGTGDSTYLLRALLDVPEPTCFATLWDPETVAAAVAAGVGATLPVRLGGRHSWASGPPVEAEATVRAITDGLIVQTAMRRGKRADFGTCARITVGTCDVIVASQRRQVLDPEILLLHGCVPERYRIAAVKSVSHFRAGFAAVTDRMLVADAPGPTARTIEHIPRPGPTRLLWPMSERPAPH
- a CDS encoding RraA family protein, which translates into the protein MTRATEAAPADVDVLREQGTSAVSDALDLLGRGDTGLPGLLRMSGAGTVAGPAFTLRYVPVEPGTPGPAGEFLDAVPPGAVVVVANDGRTGCTVWGDLLTAAALRREIAGTVIDGVCRDVGAIRASGYPLWSLGTYMKSGKHRVRLAATQEPVVLRGVRIAPGDVLVGDDAGTLVVPAALAGPVAEKARLVTRAEDAIRADIAAGMPLAEARRRHRYDALGLVPR